One segment of Hippopotamus amphibius kiboko isolate mHipAmp2 chromosome 2, mHipAmp2.hap2, whole genome shotgun sequence DNA contains the following:
- the SLC18A1 gene encoding chromaffin granule amine transporter isoform X1 — translation MLRAAWDAPQRLLKQGRESRKLVLLVVFVALLLDNVLLTVVVPIVPTYLYATEFKEVNTSLYLGPTMTSQPALTSAFSTLFSFFENNTLAIEEGVPSDTAWTSGTSGTIPPPLTKATPAHGNNCFQGTEYLKEENIWVGLLFASKALMQLLINPFVGPLTNRIGYHIPMFAGFVIMFISTVMFAFSSTYTMLFVARTLQGIGSSFSSVAGLGMLASVYTDDHERGWAMGIALGGLALGVLVGAPFGSVMYVFFGKVVPFLILAFLALLDGALQLCILQPSKISPENAKGTPLLTLLRDPYILVAAGALCFANMGVAMLEPTLPIWMMQTMCAPEWQLGLAFLPASVSYLIGTNLFGVLANKMGRWLCSLIGMAVVGTSLLCVPLAHNIFGLIGPNAGLGFSIGMVDSSMMPIMGHLVDLRHAPVYGSVYAIADVAFCLGFAIGPSTGGAIVRAIDFPWLMVIIGVVNIIYAPLCYYLRNPPAKEEKLAILSQDCPMETRKYAAEKHTREFPLGEDSDEEPGCEE, via the exons ATGCTCAGGGCAGCTTGGGACGCTCCTCAGCGGTTGCTGAAGCAGGGGAGGGAGTCCCGGAAGCTGGTGCTGCTGGTGGTGTTTGTGGCTCTGCTCTTGGACAACGTGCTGCTCACTGTGGTGG TGCCCATTGTGCCCACCTACCTATATGCCACAGAGTTCAAAGAAGTCAACACTTCTCTTTACCTCGGCCCCACCATGACTTCCCAACCTGCCCTCACTTCCGCCTTTTccaccctcttctccttctttgaGAACAACACCCTGGCTATTGAAGAAGGTGTGCCCAGTGACACAGCATGGACAAGTGGCACTTCAGGCACCATCCCCCCTCCACTCACCAAAGCCACCCCAGCGCATGGAAATAACTGCTTTCAAGGCACAGAGTACTTGAAGGAAGAGAACATATGGGTTGGGCTTCTGTTTGCATCCAAGGCTCTGATGCAACTTCTGATTAACCCATTCGTGGGGCCTCTCACCAACAG GATTGGATATCACATTCCCATGTTTGCTGGCTTTGTTATCATGTTTATCTCCACAGTTA TGTTTGCTTTTTCTAGTACCTATACCATGCTCTTTGTGGCCCGAACTCTTCAAGGCATTGGATCTTCATTTTCATCTGTTGCAG GTCTTGGGATGCTGGCAAGTGTCTACACTGATGACCATGAGAGGGGGTGGGCCATGGGAATTGCCTTGGGGGGCCTGGCCTTGGGAGTGCTGG TGGGAGCTCCCTTCGGAAGTGTGATGTATGTGTTTTTCGGGAAGGTTGTGCCCTTCCTCATCTTGGCCTTCCTGGCACTACTGGATGGAG CACTTCAGCTTTGCATCCTACAGCCTTCCAAAATCTCTCCTGAG AATGCCAAGGGGACTCCACTCCTCACTCTTCTCAGAGACCCTTATATCCTGGTGGCCGCAG GCGCCCTCTGCTTTGCCAACATGGGGGTGGCCATGCTGGAGCCCACACTGCCCATCTGGATGATGCAGACCATGTGTGCCCCTGAGTGGCAGCTAG GTCTAGCTTTCTTGCCTGCCAGTGTATCCTACCTCATTGGCACCAACCTCTTTGGCGTGTTGGCCAACAAGATGGGTCG GTGGCTGTGCTCCCTAATTGGGATGGCGGTAGTAGGTACCAGCTTGCTTTGT GTTCCTCTGGCTCATAATATTTTTGGTCTCATTGGCCCCAATGCAGGGCTTGGCTTTTCCATAG GCATGGTGGATTCCTCTATGATGCCCATCATGGGACACCTGGTGGACCTGCGTCATGCCCCCGTGTACGGGAGTGTCTATGCCATCGCCGACGTGGCTTTTTGCCTGGGGTTTGCTATAG GCCCATCCACTGGGGGTGCCATTGTGCGGGCCATTGACTTCCCCTGGCTCATGGTCATCATCGGGGTCGTCAACATCATCTACGCTCCTCTCTGCTACTACCTGAGGAACCCCCCGGCCAAGGAGGAGAAGCTC GCAATTCTGAGCCAGGACTGCCCCATGGAGACCCGGAAGTATGCAGCCGAGAAGCACACGAGGGAATTTCCTCTGGGGGAGGACAGCGATGAGGAGCCTGGCTGTGAGGAGTAG
- the SLC18A1 gene encoding chromaffin granule amine transporter isoform X3 — translation MLRAAWDAPQRLLKQGRESRKLVLLVVFVALLLDNVLLTVVVPIVPTYLYATEFKEVNTSLYLGPTMTSQPALTSAFSTLFSFFENNTLAIEEGVPSDTAWTSGTSGTIPPPLTKATPAHGNNCFQGTEYLKEENIWVGLLFASKALMQLLINPFVGPLTNRIGYHIPMFAGFVIMFISTVMFAFSSTYTMLFVARTLQGIGSSFSSVAGLGMLASVYTDDHERGWAMGIALGGLALGVLVGAPFGSVMYVFFGKVVPFLILAFLALLDGALQLCILQPSKISPENAKGTPLLTLLRDPYILVAAGALCFANMGVAMLEPTLPIWMMQTMCAPEWQLGLAFLPASVSYLIGTNLFGVLANKMGRWLCSLIGMAVVGTSLLCVPLAHNIFGLIGPNAGLGFSIGMVDSSMMPIMGHLVDLRHAPVYGSVYAIADVAFCLGFAIGNSEPGLPHGDPEVCSREAHEGISSGGGQR, via the exons ATGCTCAGGGCAGCTTGGGACGCTCCTCAGCGGTTGCTGAAGCAGGGGAGGGAGTCCCGGAAGCTGGTGCTGCTGGTGGTGTTTGTGGCTCTGCTCTTGGACAACGTGCTGCTCACTGTGGTGG TGCCCATTGTGCCCACCTACCTATATGCCACAGAGTTCAAAGAAGTCAACACTTCTCTTTACCTCGGCCCCACCATGACTTCCCAACCTGCCCTCACTTCCGCCTTTTccaccctcttctccttctttgaGAACAACACCCTGGCTATTGAAGAAGGTGTGCCCAGTGACACAGCATGGACAAGTGGCACTTCAGGCACCATCCCCCCTCCACTCACCAAAGCCACCCCAGCGCATGGAAATAACTGCTTTCAAGGCACAGAGTACTTGAAGGAAGAGAACATATGGGTTGGGCTTCTGTTTGCATCCAAGGCTCTGATGCAACTTCTGATTAACCCATTCGTGGGGCCTCTCACCAACAG GATTGGATATCACATTCCCATGTTTGCTGGCTTTGTTATCATGTTTATCTCCACAGTTA TGTTTGCTTTTTCTAGTACCTATACCATGCTCTTTGTGGCCCGAACTCTTCAAGGCATTGGATCTTCATTTTCATCTGTTGCAG GTCTTGGGATGCTGGCAAGTGTCTACACTGATGACCATGAGAGGGGGTGGGCCATGGGAATTGCCTTGGGGGGCCTGGCCTTGGGAGTGCTGG TGGGAGCTCCCTTCGGAAGTGTGATGTATGTGTTTTTCGGGAAGGTTGTGCCCTTCCTCATCTTGGCCTTCCTGGCACTACTGGATGGAG CACTTCAGCTTTGCATCCTACAGCCTTCCAAAATCTCTCCTGAG AATGCCAAGGGGACTCCACTCCTCACTCTTCTCAGAGACCCTTATATCCTGGTGGCCGCAG GCGCCCTCTGCTTTGCCAACATGGGGGTGGCCATGCTGGAGCCCACACTGCCCATCTGGATGATGCAGACCATGTGTGCCCCTGAGTGGCAGCTAG GTCTAGCTTTCTTGCCTGCCAGTGTATCCTACCTCATTGGCACCAACCTCTTTGGCGTGTTGGCCAACAAGATGGGTCG GTGGCTGTGCTCCCTAATTGGGATGGCGGTAGTAGGTACCAGCTTGCTTTGT GTTCCTCTGGCTCATAATATTTTTGGTCTCATTGGCCCCAATGCAGGGCTTGGCTTTTCCATAG GCATGGTGGATTCCTCTATGATGCCCATCATGGGACACCTGGTGGACCTGCGTCATGCCCCCGTGTACGGGAGTGTCTATGCCATCGCCGACGTGGCTTTTTGCCTGGGGTTTGCTATAG GCAATTCTGAGCCAGGACTGCCCCATGGAGACCCGGAAGTATGCAGCCGAGAAGCACACGAGGGAATTTCCTCTGGGGGAGGACAGCGATGA
- the LOC130846161 gene encoding heterogeneous nuclear ribonucleoprotein A1-like: MSKSESPKEPEQLRKLFIGGLSFETTDENLRSHFEPWGTLTRCVVMRDPHTKRSRGFGCVTYATVEEANAAMKARPHKVDGRVVEPKRAVSTEDSQRPGAHLTKYHTVNGHNCEVRKALSKQEMASASSNQRGRSGSGNFGGGRGGGFGGNDNFGHGGNFSGRGGFGGSRSGDGYGGSGDGYNGFGNDGSNFGGGGNYNDFGNYNNQSSNFGPMKGGNFGGRSSGPYGGGGQYFAKP, translated from the exons ATGTCTAAGTCAGAGTCTCCCAAAGAGCCCGAACAGCTGCGGAAGCTCTTCATCGGAGGTTTGAGCTTTGAAACAACCGATGAGAATCTGAGGAGCCATTTTGAGCCATGGGGAACGCTCACACGCTGTGTGGTAATGAGGGATCCACACACGAAGCGCTCCAGAGGCTTCGGGTGTGTCACCTATGCCACTGTGGAAGAGGCGAATGCGGCCATGAAGGCAAGGCCACACAAGGTGGATGGAAGAGTTGTGGAACCAAAGAGGGCCGTCTCAACAGAAGATTCTCAAAGACCTGGTGCCCACttaact AAATATCACACTGTGAATGGCCACAACTGTGAAGTAAGGAAAGCCCTatctaagcaagagatggctagtgcCTCATCGAATCAGAGAGGTCGAAGTGGTTCTGGAAACTTTGGTGGTGGTCGtggaggtggttttggtgggaatgacaactttggtcatggaggaaacttcagtggtcgaggtggctttggtggcagccGCAGTGGTGATGgatatggtggcagtggggatggctataatggatttggtaatgatggaagcaattttggaggtggtggaaactacaatgattttggcaattacaacaatcaatcttcaaattttggacccaTGAAAGGAGGGAACTTTGGAGGTAGAAGTTCTGGCCCTTATGGCGGTGGAGGCCAATACTTTGCCAAACCATGA
- the SLC18A1 gene encoding chromaffin granule amine transporter isoform X2 produces the protein MLRAAWDAPQRLLKQGRESRKLVLLVVFVALLLDNVLLTVVVPIVPTYLYATEFKEVNTSLYLGPTMTSQPALTSAFSTLFSFFENNTLAIEEGVPSDTAWTSGTSGTIPPPLTKATPAHGNNCFQGTEYLKEENIWVGLLFASKALMQLLINPFVGPLTNRIGYHIPMFAGFVIMFISTVMFAFSSTYTMLFVARTLQGIGSSFSSVAGLGMLASVYTDDHERGWAMGIALGGLALGVLVGAPFGSVMYVFFGKVVPFLILAFLALLDGALQLCILQPSKISPENAKGTPLLTLLRDPYILVAAGLAFLPASVSYLIGTNLFGVLANKMGRWLCSLIGMAVVGTSLLCVPLAHNIFGLIGPNAGLGFSIGMVDSSMMPIMGHLVDLRHAPVYGSVYAIADVAFCLGFAIGPSTGGAIVRAIDFPWLMVIIGVVNIIYAPLCYYLRNPPAKEEKLAILSQDCPMETRKYAAEKHTREFPLGEDSDEEPGCEE, from the exons ATGCTCAGGGCAGCTTGGGACGCTCCTCAGCGGTTGCTGAAGCAGGGGAGGGAGTCCCGGAAGCTGGTGCTGCTGGTGGTGTTTGTGGCTCTGCTCTTGGACAACGTGCTGCTCACTGTGGTGG TGCCCATTGTGCCCACCTACCTATATGCCACAGAGTTCAAAGAAGTCAACACTTCTCTTTACCTCGGCCCCACCATGACTTCCCAACCTGCCCTCACTTCCGCCTTTTccaccctcttctccttctttgaGAACAACACCCTGGCTATTGAAGAAGGTGTGCCCAGTGACACAGCATGGACAAGTGGCACTTCAGGCACCATCCCCCCTCCACTCACCAAAGCCACCCCAGCGCATGGAAATAACTGCTTTCAAGGCACAGAGTACTTGAAGGAAGAGAACATATGGGTTGGGCTTCTGTTTGCATCCAAGGCTCTGATGCAACTTCTGATTAACCCATTCGTGGGGCCTCTCACCAACAG GATTGGATATCACATTCCCATGTTTGCTGGCTTTGTTATCATGTTTATCTCCACAGTTA TGTTTGCTTTTTCTAGTACCTATACCATGCTCTTTGTGGCCCGAACTCTTCAAGGCATTGGATCTTCATTTTCATCTGTTGCAG GTCTTGGGATGCTGGCAAGTGTCTACACTGATGACCATGAGAGGGGGTGGGCCATGGGAATTGCCTTGGGGGGCCTGGCCTTGGGAGTGCTGG TGGGAGCTCCCTTCGGAAGTGTGATGTATGTGTTTTTCGGGAAGGTTGTGCCCTTCCTCATCTTGGCCTTCCTGGCACTACTGGATGGAG CACTTCAGCTTTGCATCCTACAGCCTTCCAAAATCTCTCCTGAG AATGCCAAGGGGACTCCACTCCTCACTCTTCTCAGAGACCCTTATATCCTGGTGGCCGCAG GTCTAGCTTTCTTGCCTGCCAGTGTATCCTACCTCATTGGCACCAACCTCTTTGGCGTGTTGGCCAACAAGATGGGTCG GTGGCTGTGCTCCCTAATTGGGATGGCGGTAGTAGGTACCAGCTTGCTTTGT GTTCCTCTGGCTCATAATATTTTTGGTCTCATTGGCCCCAATGCAGGGCTTGGCTTTTCCATAG GCATGGTGGATTCCTCTATGATGCCCATCATGGGACACCTGGTGGACCTGCGTCATGCCCCCGTGTACGGGAGTGTCTATGCCATCGCCGACGTGGCTTTTTGCCTGGGGTTTGCTATAG GCCCATCCACTGGGGGTGCCATTGTGCGGGCCATTGACTTCCCCTGGCTCATGGTCATCATCGGGGTCGTCAACATCATCTACGCTCCTCTCTGCTACTACCTGAGGAACCCCCCGGCCAAGGAGGAGAAGCTC GCAATTCTGAGCCAGGACTGCCCCATGGAGACCCGGAAGTATGCAGCCGAGAAGCACACGAGGGAATTTCCTCTGGGGGAGGACAGCGATGAGGAGCCTGGCTGTGAGGAGTAG